A genomic window from Xyrauchen texanus isolate HMW12.3.18 chromosome 15, RBS_HiC_50CHRs, whole genome shotgun sequence includes:
- the LOC127655768 gene encoding speriolin-like protein has translation MRPYKTSSPLNLLHTDTTFPQGSSLNEELPSCSFIYQKLKDPRRLLGEVAFQLDRRILSYVFQEQSRLYGFTVQNIRDKLQQVSTHPLTGKVDEEYKFQLSKRHMEVMDRLHTLGYNVTLHPPFTEFIVNTYGILKELPDAYGEQEPAFNNPEFLRRVIVETAPSKLLRELLLLLGCLCFMAKQDGQSLFLW, from the exons ATGAGACCCTATAAGACGTCCTCACCCTTAAACCTGCTGCACACAGACACAACCTTCCCTCAAGGATCTTCTCTCAATGAAGAGCTGCCAAGCTGCTCCTTTATATACCAGAAGCTGAAAG ATCCGAGGAGGTTACTGGGTGAAGTTGCTTTCCAGCTGGACCGTCGAATCCTCTCATATGTTTTCCAGGAACAGTCTAGACTGTATGGATTCACCGTACAGAACATACGAGACAAACTACAGCAG GTCTCCACACACCCCCTGACGGGAAAGGTGGATGAAGAATACAAGTTCCAGCTGTCAAAGCGTCACATGGAGGTCATGGACAGACTTCATACGCTGGGATACAACGTCACCCTGCACCCCCCTTTCACCGAGTTTATCGTCAACACATACGGCATTCTGAAGGAGCTGCCTGACGCGTACGGCGAGCAGGAACCGGCCTTTAACAATCCAGAGTTCCTACGCAGAGTGATTGTTGAAACCGCACCGTCCAAACTGCTCCGGGAACTCCTGCTTCTTCTCGGCTGTCtgtgtttcatggcgaaacaggATGGACAGAGTCTCTTCCTGTGGTAG